One region of Amphiprion ocellaris isolate individual 3 ecotype Okinawa chromosome 9, ASM2253959v1, whole genome shotgun sequence genomic DNA includes:
- the cep85 gene encoding centrosomal protein of 85 kDa isoform X2 produces the protein MPQLITCLLRSSDCLVSPTSTSPSDFCSSSSSPSFQPIRSQIPIPTAHVMPSTAGAPASKPHACVQEDSLSSLDGHRSSSGSRTPSGTTSKSSSLSKSASSPNLDAQVGVGGDLVGPKPDCLSRYRSLVNGLDHSLFPTDHTRMDEGQRFDTPAVEPTLNQSVLLGGLCPDVRLRLQATGIRDTPDCVSEAYRGVMEHSYKVLPEARPGVSGTAEASNQRGGQPGAAGSAGVYTSPLSLQTQALLREHAASKGYEPFRQDRCSELSSWQQQQQQKQQLESLRLQVEQMQLMNAGVGQYPSLYSTPVHSDSGKWDALVKASESMLKEKELIIERQKQHMTQLEQRLRESELQVHGALLGRGASYGDMCMLRLQEAQRENAFLRAQFTERTDCVALEKAEAERRLGAVEAETRRLTDSLKEACERHAEEMKKQEERIRSRDKHINNIKKKCQKEAELKRENQQRIETLERYLADLPTLEDYQSQNKQLLEAEQQAAELQEKVKELEACVETTRSQLQEKDAQLEEQKRRERDLLTTITDMQQRVQQGLEDGARLPSLDIEKLRGENNTLREEQQRLKKVIEKQHRMMEQLGSQIQALEEQISQEENSSQALREEVLAKEQNMLELHTAMKELSAQNQELMEQNLTLQEQMSDPEQRSINEASSALQPAGARLTQRLHVEIASCLSDLRSLCSILTQRAQGQDPNLSLLLGLTSPPAVAEQDEDWMNPEVLQKKLVEAHQLRRDVEELRNVILDRYAQDMGENCITQ, from the exons ATGCCACAGCTAATAACATGTTTGCTGCGCTCGAGTGATTGCCTGGTTTCCCCTACTTCAACAAGTCCCTCAG atTTCTGCAGTTCAAGCAGCAGCCCTTCTTTCCAGCCCATCCGCAGTCAGATCCCCATACCCACTGCACATGTCATGCCATCCACGGCCGGAGCCCCGGCCTCAAAGCCCCATGCTTGTGTCCAGGAGGACTCCCTGTCCTCACTTGATGGTCACAGGTCTTCCTCAGGCTCCAGAACCCCAAGCGGCACCACATCAAAGTCTTCCTCCCTCTCCAAATCAGCATCTTCGCCCAACTTGGACGCTCAGGTTGGTGTGGGAGGTGATCTTGTGGGACCCAAACCAGACTGCCTGAGCCGCTACCGCAGCCTCGTCAATGGGCTGGACCACTCGCTTTTCCCCACTGATCACACCCGGATGGATGAGGGCCAGaggtttgacactcctgctgtGGAACCTACACTAAATCAGTCAGTGCTGTTGGGGGGGCTATGCCCTGATGTCAGACTCCGATTACAGGCGACCGGGATTAGAGACACCCCAGACTGTGTGTCTGAGGCCTACAGAGGAGTTATGGAGCACAGCTATAAGGTTCTGCCTGAAGCGAGGCCTGGCGTTTCTGGCACAGCAGAAGCCTCTAATCAGAGGGGCGGTCAGCCTGGTGCAGCCGGATCTGCTGGAGTTTATACAAGCCCTCTCAGCTTGCAGACACAGGCTCTGCTGAGGGAGCATGCTGCCTCCAAGGGTTATGAGCCATTTCGGCAGGACAGATGCAGTGAACTTTCAAGctggcagcagcaacaacagcagaagCAGCAACTGGAGAGTTTACGCTTGCAAGTGGAACAAATGCAG ttaatgAATGCAGGAGTGGGGCAGTACCCATCCTTGTACTCAACGCCGGTTCACTCAGACTCTGGCAAGTGGGACGCTCTGGTCAAAGCCAGTGAGAGTATGCTGAAGGAGAAGGAGCTTATCATTGAAAG ACAAAAGCAGCATATGACCCAGCTGGAGCAACGTCTGAGGGAAAGCGAGCTGCAAGTTCACGGAGCCCTTCTGGGCCGAGGTGCTTCTTACGGGGATATGTGTATGCTGCGTCTCCAG GAGGCTCAGAGGGAGAATGCATTCCTGCGGGCCCAGTTTACTGAGCGTACAGACTGTGTTGCCCTGGAGAAAGCAGAGGCAGAGCGCAGACTGGGGGCAGTTGAGGCAGAGACGCGAAGACTAACCGACAGTCTGAAGGAAGCCTGCGAGAGACATGCGGAGGAGATGAAGAAACAGGAAGAGAGG ATCCGCAGTCGCGACAAGCACATCAACAACATAAAGAAGAAGTGTCAGAAAGAGGCAGAGCTGAAGAGAGAGAACCAGCAGCGTATTGAGACTCTGGAGCGTTATCTAGCTGACCTGCCCACCCTGGAGGACtaccagagccagaacaagcag CTCTTGGAGGCTGAACAGCAAGCAGCTGAGCTACAAGAGAAAGTAAAAGAACTTGAGGCCTGTGTGGAGACAACACGCTCACAACTACAGGAAAAAGACGCACAGCTGGAGGAGCAGAAACGCCGGGAGAGAGACCTGCTGACCACCATTACTGA TATGCAGCAGCGGGTGCAGCAGGGCCTTGAGGATGGAGCCAGACTCCCTTCTCTGGATATCGAGAAGCTTAGAGGAGAAAACAACACTTtgagagaggagcagcagagactcaaaaAG GTCATTGAGAAGCAACACCGAATGATGGAACAGCTTGGCTCTCAGATTCAG GCTTTGGAGGAGCAAATATCTCAGGAAGAGAACAGCTCTCAGGCTCTCAGAGAGGAAGTGTTGGCCAAAGAGCAGAATATGTTAGAGCTCCATACAGCCATGAAGGAG CTGTCGGCCCAGAACCAGGAACTGATGGAGCAGAACCTGACGCTGCAGGAGCAGATGAGTGATCCGGAGCAGAGGAGCATTAACGAGGCCTCTTCTGCGCTGCAGCCAGCTGGAGCTCGACTCACACAAAGGCTACATGTGGAGATTGCTTCCTGCCTCAGTGATCTGCGCTCGCTGTGCAGTATTCTGACCCAGCGAGCCCAAGGACAAGACCCCAACCTCTCTCTGCTGCTTGGTCTCACTT CACCTCCAGCAGTGGCAGAGCAGGACGAGGACTGGATGAATCCTGAGGTGCTACAGAAGAAGCTGGTCGAAGCCCACCAGCTCCGTCGTGACGTTGAGGAGCTTCGTAACGTGATACTGGACCGTTATGCACAGGACATGGGAGAAAACTGCATAACTCAATGA
- the cep85 gene encoding centrosomal protein of 85 kDa isoform X1, translating to MTTSQRYIGSKPAARFADMEWQTPAVSEKFQSRFGHRPGTSDSGDTGLGTSASDSTEDFCSSSSSPSFQPIRSQIPIPTAHVMPSTAGAPASKPHACVQEDSLSSLDGHRSSSGSRTPSGTTSKSSSLSKSASSPNLDAQVGVGGDLVGPKPDCLSRYRSLVNGLDHSLFPTDHTRMDEGQRFDTPAVEPTLNQSVLLGGLCPDVRLRLQATGIRDTPDCVSEAYRGVMEHSYKVLPEARPGVSGTAEASNQRGGQPGAAGSAGVYTSPLSLQTQALLREHAASKGYEPFRQDRCSELSSWQQQQQQKQQLESLRLQVEQMQLMNAGVGQYPSLYSTPVHSDSGKWDALVKASESMLKEKELIIERQKQHMTQLEQRLRESELQVHGALLGRGASYGDMCMLRLQEAQRENAFLRAQFTERTDCVALEKAEAERRLGAVEAETRRLTDSLKEACERHAEEMKKQEERIRSRDKHINNIKKKCQKEAELKRENQQRIETLERYLADLPTLEDYQSQNKQLLEAEQQAAELQEKVKELEACVETTRSQLQEKDAQLEEQKRRERDLLTTITDMQQRVQQGLEDGARLPSLDIEKLRGENNTLREEQQRLKKVIEKQHRMMEQLGSQIQALEEQISQEENSSQALREEVLAKEQNMLELHTAMKELSAQNQELMEQNLTLQEQMSDPEQRSINEASSALQPAGARLTQRLHVEIASCLSDLRSLCSILTQRAQGQDPNLSLLLGLTSPPAVAEQDEDWMNPEVLQKKLVEAHQLRRDVEELRNVILDRYAQDMGENCITQ from the exons ATGACAACCTCACAGAGATATATTGGATCCAAACCAGCCG CTCGGTTTGCTGACATGGAGTGGCAGACGCCAGCTGTGTCAGAGAAGTTCCAAAGCCGTTTTGGCCACCGGCCTGGAACATCGGACAGCGGGGACACTGGTCTTGGCACCTCAGCATCTGACAGCACAGAAG atTTCTGCAGTTCAAGCAGCAGCCCTTCTTTCCAGCCCATCCGCAGTCAGATCCCCATACCCACTGCACATGTCATGCCATCCACGGCCGGAGCCCCGGCCTCAAAGCCCCATGCTTGTGTCCAGGAGGACTCCCTGTCCTCACTTGATGGTCACAGGTCTTCCTCAGGCTCCAGAACCCCAAGCGGCACCACATCAAAGTCTTCCTCCCTCTCCAAATCAGCATCTTCGCCCAACTTGGACGCTCAGGTTGGTGTGGGAGGTGATCTTGTGGGACCCAAACCAGACTGCCTGAGCCGCTACCGCAGCCTCGTCAATGGGCTGGACCACTCGCTTTTCCCCACTGATCACACCCGGATGGATGAGGGCCAGaggtttgacactcctgctgtGGAACCTACACTAAATCAGTCAGTGCTGTTGGGGGGGCTATGCCCTGATGTCAGACTCCGATTACAGGCGACCGGGATTAGAGACACCCCAGACTGTGTGTCTGAGGCCTACAGAGGAGTTATGGAGCACAGCTATAAGGTTCTGCCTGAAGCGAGGCCTGGCGTTTCTGGCACAGCAGAAGCCTCTAATCAGAGGGGCGGTCAGCCTGGTGCAGCCGGATCTGCTGGAGTTTATACAAGCCCTCTCAGCTTGCAGACACAGGCTCTGCTGAGGGAGCATGCTGCCTCCAAGGGTTATGAGCCATTTCGGCAGGACAGATGCAGTGAACTTTCAAGctggcagcagcaacaacagcagaagCAGCAACTGGAGAGTTTACGCTTGCAAGTGGAACAAATGCAG ttaatgAATGCAGGAGTGGGGCAGTACCCATCCTTGTACTCAACGCCGGTTCACTCAGACTCTGGCAAGTGGGACGCTCTGGTCAAAGCCAGTGAGAGTATGCTGAAGGAGAAGGAGCTTATCATTGAAAG ACAAAAGCAGCATATGACCCAGCTGGAGCAACGTCTGAGGGAAAGCGAGCTGCAAGTTCACGGAGCCCTTCTGGGCCGAGGTGCTTCTTACGGGGATATGTGTATGCTGCGTCTCCAG GAGGCTCAGAGGGAGAATGCATTCCTGCGGGCCCAGTTTACTGAGCGTACAGACTGTGTTGCCCTGGAGAAAGCAGAGGCAGAGCGCAGACTGGGGGCAGTTGAGGCAGAGACGCGAAGACTAACCGACAGTCTGAAGGAAGCCTGCGAGAGACATGCGGAGGAGATGAAGAAACAGGAAGAGAGG ATCCGCAGTCGCGACAAGCACATCAACAACATAAAGAAGAAGTGTCAGAAAGAGGCAGAGCTGAAGAGAGAGAACCAGCAGCGTATTGAGACTCTGGAGCGTTATCTAGCTGACCTGCCCACCCTGGAGGACtaccagagccagaacaagcag CTCTTGGAGGCTGAACAGCAAGCAGCTGAGCTACAAGAGAAAGTAAAAGAACTTGAGGCCTGTGTGGAGACAACACGCTCACAACTACAGGAAAAAGACGCACAGCTGGAGGAGCAGAAACGCCGGGAGAGAGACCTGCTGACCACCATTACTGA TATGCAGCAGCGGGTGCAGCAGGGCCTTGAGGATGGAGCCAGACTCCCTTCTCTGGATATCGAGAAGCTTAGAGGAGAAAACAACACTTtgagagaggagcagcagagactcaaaaAG GTCATTGAGAAGCAACACCGAATGATGGAACAGCTTGGCTCTCAGATTCAG GCTTTGGAGGAGCAAATATCTCAGGAAGAGAACAGCTCTCAGGCTCTCAGAGAGGAAGTGTTGGCCAAAGAGCAGAATATGTTAGAGCTCCATACAGCCATGAAGGAG CTGTCGGCCCAGAACCAGGAACTGATGGAGCAGAACCTGACGCTGCAGGAGCAGATGAGTGATCCGGAGCAGAGGAGCATTAACGAGGCCTCTTCTGCGCTGCAGCCAGCTGGAGCTCGACTCACACAAAGGCTACATGTGGAGATTGCTTCCTGCCTCAGTGATCTGCGCTCGCTGTGCAGTATTCTGACCCAGCGAGCCCAAGGACAAGACCCCAACCTCTCTCTGCTGCTTGGTCTCACTT CACCTCCAGCAGTGGCAGAGCAGGACGAGGACTGGATGAATCCTGAGGTGCTACAGAAGAAGCTGGTCGAAGCCCACCAGCTCCGTCGTGACGTTGAGGAGCTTCGTAACGTGATACTGGACCGTTATGCACAGGACATGGGAGAAAACTGCATAACTCAATGA